One Natrinema marinum genomic window carries:
- a CDS encoding glycosyltransferase — MKIGFFTDSYFPEIDGVTYTIKLWREELERMGHEVYVIYPDGDYEPGDREIPVRSLPNPFYAGYRIPLTRRPSTLPDLDVVHCHGPAPIGLLGRYYARQHGLPSIYTHHTPLEEYFHQNVKFESVANGLSRLYVPLENAFLESFDIVTASTERIERDVDHVQLPVGIDMDFFQPTEEDWYPDRTVVGYSGRLSMEKNVSEILRAAEECPEYDFVVVGEGPYRDSLERHAPDNVELREFLPREDLPVFYSSIDAFLTASTADTLGLSTLEANACGTPVAAADVPPFDRTIGPDNGERFAYGDLESMVEAIETCLATERETREAVERYSVGYTMDNLEQLYHDVPLSREEAAVAADSPWRISEEERS, encoded by the coding sequence ATGAAGATCGGATTCTTTACGGACAGTTATTTCCCGGAGATAGACGGCGTAACGTATACGATAAAGCTCTGGCGCGAGGAGTTAGAACGGATGGGCCACGAGGTGTACGTCATCTATCCCGACGGTGACTACGAACCCGGCGACCGCGAGATTCCCGTCCGGTCGCTGCCGAACCCGTTTTACGCCGGCTACCGAATCCCGCTCACCCGCCGGCCGTCGACACTCCCCGACCTCGACGTGGTTCACTGCCACGGCCCCGCACCGATCGGCCTGCTCGGGCGATACTACGCCCGGCAACACGGCCTCCCGTCGATCTACACCCACCACACTCCACTCGAGGAGTACTTCCACCAGAACGTCAAGTTCGAGTCGGTCGCAAACGGGCTCTCGAGGCTGTACGTCCCGCTCGAGAACGCGTTCCTCGAGAGCTTCGATATCGTCACCGCCTCCACCGAGCGGATCGAGCGCGACGTCGACCACGTCCAGCTTCCCGTCGGGATCGACATGGACTTCTTCCAGCCGACCGAGGAAGACTGGTACCCCGATCGGACGGTGGTCGGCTACAGCGGTCGCCTCAGCATGGAGAAAAACGTCAGCGAGATCCTCCGAGCAGCCGAGGAGTGTCCCGAGTACGACTTCGTCGTCGTCGGCGAAGGGCCCTACCGGGACAGTCTCGAGCGACACGCCCCCGACAACGTCGAACTTCGGGAGTTCCTCCCGCGCGAGGACTTGCCGGTCTTTTACTCTTCGATCGACGCCTTCCTGACCGCCTCGACTGCCGACACCCTCGGGCTCTCGACGCTCGAGGCGAACGCCTGCGGGACCCCCGTCGCGGCAGCCGACGTGCCGCCGTTCGATCGGACGATCGGTCCAGACAACGGCGAACGGTTCGCATACGGCGATCTCGAGTCGATGGTCGAGGCCATCGAAACCTGCCTGGCAACGGAGCGCGAGACCCGCGAGGCGGTCGAGCGCTACTCCGTCGGGTACACGATGGACAACTTAGAACAGCTGTACCACGACGTGCCGCTCTCGCGAGAAGAGGCAGCCGTCGCGGCCGACAGCCCGTGGCGCATCTCTGAGGAAGAGCGCAGTTGA
- a CDS encoding FAD-dependent oxidoreductase, whose protein sequence is MSDPFVVVGGDAAGMSAASKAKRDDPDREVVVFEKGEWVSYGACGLPYYVKGEIQSLEELVSVTPEEFREERDIDLRTGHEVVDIDTDARTVTVEGDSGTVVQPYGHLLLATGAESVVPRIDGTNRDGVFTLGSMSDGKELREYVARARDDEDLQQPDRGPACRYLEDCTGPVGVVGGGYIGVEMAEALAANGFEVNLFQRGDRVLDGFSEETSEQVAAHLREQGVALFLDAEVRALSGGDRVEAVVTADEQVAVELVLLGTGVRPRTDLAEDAGIDLGETGAIATDAYRETSAPDVYAAGDCAEATHVVTGEPAYVPLALTANRHGRAVGQTVTGTPTEGGEIASTAAVKAFDVEAARTGLIDLEEAREAGFDPVCKTITANSRAGYYPEDGTVTVTLTADRDSGRVLGASLVSEYGEGAVHRSHAIVAALEAGATVSDVENYDLAYAPPFNTTWDPVLVAAKVLSDEL, encoded by the coding sequence ATGAGCGATCCGTTCGTCGTCGTCGGTGGCGATGCAGCAGGGATGTCCGCAGCGAGCAAAGCCAAACGCGACGACCCCGACCGCGAGGTGGTCGTCTTCGAGAAAGGCGAGTGGGTGTCCTACGGCGCGTGCGGTCTTCCTTACTACGTCAAAGGTGAGATCCAGTCGCTCGAGGAACTCGTCTCGGTGACACCCGAGGAGTTCCGCGAGGAGCGCGACATCGACCTCCGGACGGGCCACGAGGTCGTCGATATCGATACTGACGCACGGACCGTCACTGTCGAGGGCGACTCCGGAACCGTCGTCCAGCCGTACGGCCACCTGCTGCTCGCAACGGGCGCGGAGTCGGTTGTCCCCCGGATCGACGGCACCAACCGCGACGGCGTGTTCACGCTCGGCTCGATGAGCGACGGGAAGGAACTGCGAGAGTACGTCGCACGAGCGCGCGACGACGAGGATCTCCAGCAGCCGGATCGTGGGCCGGCCTGTCGGTATCTCGAAGACTGTACCGGACCCGTCGGGGTCGTCGGGGGCGGCTACATCGGCGTCGAGATGGCCGAAGCGCTGGCGGCGAACGGCTTCGAAGTGAACCTCTTCCAGCGCGGCGATCGTGTACTGGACGGCTTCAGCGAGGAAACGAGCGAGCAGGTCGCCGCCCATCTCCGAGAACAGGGCGTCGCGCTCTTCCTCGACGCGGAAGTGCGGGCGCTGTCGGGCGGCGACCGCGTCGAGGCCGTCGTCACCGCAGACGAGCAGGTCGCGGTCGAGTTGGTGCTCCTCGGGACGGGCGTTCGCCCCCGAACGGACCTCGCCGAGGACGCCGGCATCGACCTCGGCGAGACCGGTGCGATCGCGACCGACGCCTACCGCGAGACGAGCGCGCCGGATGTCTACGCGGCGGGCGACTGCGCCGAAGCGACCCACGTCGTCACGGGCGAACCGGCGTATGTTCCGCTGGCGCTGACCGCGAACCGACACGGCCGCGCGGTCGGCCAGACGGTCACCGGGACGCCGACGGAAGGCGGCGAGATCGCCAGTACGGCAGCTGTCAAGGCCTTCGATGTCGAAGCCGCTCGAACCGGACTCATCGATCTCGAGGAGGCTCGCGAGGCCGGGTTCGATCCGGTCTGCAAGACGATCACGGCGAACTCGCGGGCCGGCTACTACCCCGAAGACGGGACCGTCACCGTCACCCTGACGGCCGACCGCGACTCCGGGCGCGTCCTCGGTGCGAGCCTGGTCAGCGAGTACGGCGAGGGCGCGGTGCACCGAAGCCACGCTATCGTCGCGGCCCTCGAGGCGGGAGCGACCGTCTCGGACGTGGAGAACTACGACCTCGCGTACGCGCCGCCGTTTAACACCACGTGGGATCCGGTGCTGGTCGCCGCGAAGGTCCTCTCGGACGAGCTCTAA